From Actinomycetota bacterium:
CCGGCAGACCGGGCTGCGCTGCTCGCGCTGCGACCGGCCCATCTGCGGCGAGTGCGCCAACCCGGCCCCGGTGGGCCAGCTCTGCCCCGACGACGCCCGCGTCACGGTCCGGACCCGCGGCCTCCCCGGCACCGAGCAGCCGGTGGTCACCTGGGCGTTGCTCGGCCTCAACACCTTCATGCTGTTCGCGGCCGCGCTGCTCACCGGCAGCGGCTTCGGGCTGCTGGAGCCGTCGGCCAGGGCCCTGTGCCGGCTGGGGGCGCTGAACGCCGCCGCCATCGCCGAGTCCGGGCAGTGGTGGCGGCTGCTGACGGTGATGGTGCTGCACGGCGGGCTGCTCCACTGGGCGTTCAACAGCTGGGCCCTGTGGGCGTTCGGGCCGACCCTTGAGGCCATGCTCGGCCGGATCCGCTTCCTCGCCCTATACGTCGGCACCGGCCTGGTCGGGGCCGCGGCCAGCTTCGCCTTCAACCAGACCACCCTGGGGGTCGGCGCCTCGGGGGCCATCTTCGGCCTGCTCGGCGCCCTGGTCGCCTACTTCTTCCGGCGCCGCAAGGTCGGCGGCTCGATGCCGCTCCAGAGCCTCCTGCTGGTGCTGTTCCTCAACCTGCTGATCGCCTCCCGCAGCGCCAGCATCGACAACCTGGCCCACATCGGCGGGTTCCTGGCCGGCCTGGCCGCCATGGCCCTGTACGACGCGGCCGGGCCGCGCAACCGCGGCCTCCAGGTGGCCGCGCTGGCCGTGCCCTACCTGGCCGGGATCGCCCTGGCCGTCATCGGGGTGGCCAACTACCCCCTCGGCAGCGGCCTCACCTGCGTGGGGGCCTGAGCGACCCGTCGCCGGCCACCGGCTCCTGGTCGGCCCCGGTCCTGAGGTAGAGGGCGTTGCACATGCCGATCAGGTAGGGATCGGCCAGGGCGAGCAGGATCGACAGCGCGGCCAGGACCCAGAACTCGACCACCAGGCTGGCCAGCACCAGCCCGCTCGCCTGGAGCAGGCCGATGAGCAGGCAGATGGGGAAGTGGGATGACGCCACCCGGTGGGAGACGGTCGCGGCCTGCCGGACCCGGCGCTCGCCGCCGAGCACGACCCGCTGCATGAGCACGACCAGGAAGGCGAACGCGATCCCGAACAGCGGCCACAGGCCGACCGCCAGCTTGACCTGCTCGGACTCGGGCAGCGGCCCGGTGCCCTCGCGGGAGCCGAACAGCAGCAGCCCGACCATCAGCGCCGCCAGCAGGTAGAAGGCGCGCAGCAGCCCGGCCCGGACGCCGGGGCCGATGGTGCCGCGCACGGTGGCCAGGGCGGCCGCGGCCGCCGGCGGCGGCTCCTGGAGGGCGCCGGCCAGCCACGCCACCAGGAACAGCTCGACCAGCAGCCCCGCGCCCAGCAGGAACACGGCCAGGGGCACGGCCAGCGCCGGGTCGTCGGGCGCCAGGAACACGGGCAGCCCGCCGACGACCACCGTGATCACGGCGGCCAGCGGGCGGCGCCGGTACTGGCGCCAGGCGTCGCGCAGAAGGGCGGCGAACATGGGCGGGGCCTATCCTACGGGGATGCGTGCTACAGAAACCCCCCGTCTGACCTCTCTCTCCCATGGGGCGGGCTGCGCCTGCAAGCTGCCCCTGGCCACCCTTGAGCGGCTCATGGCCAGCGTCGGCCAGGGGCTGGGCGGGAGCGGCGACGGCGACCTGCTGGTCGGGGCGGCCGACGGCGACGACGCGGCCGTGCTGCGCCTCGACGACCAGCGGGCGCTGGTCCTCACGACCGACTTCTTCACCCCGATCGTCGACGACGCCCGCGACTGGGGGCGGATCGCCGCCGCCAACGCCCTCTCGGACGTCTACGCCATGGGGGGCCGGCCGCTGGTCGCCCTCAACCTGACCGCCTGGCCGGCCGACCTGCCGGTCGAGCTGCTGGCCGAGGTGCTGCGGGGCGGTGCCGAGGTGGCCGGCCAGGCTGGCTGCCCGGTCGTTGGCGGCCACTCGATCGACGACCCCGAGCCCAAGTACGGCCTGGCCGTGGTCGGCATGGCCGACCCGGGCCGGCTGCTGACCATCGCCCGGGCCCGGCCGGGGGACCGGCTGGTGCTGACCAAGCCGCTCGGCACCGGGGTGGTCGCGACCGCGGTCAAGCGCGGCGACCCCGACCCGGCCGCCGTCGCGGCCGCGGTCGCCGCCATGACCACCCTGAACAACGACGCCGCCGAGGCCGCCGTGGCCACCGGGGTCGAGGCCGCCACCGACGTGACCGGCTTCGGGCTGCTCGGCCACCTCCACCGGATGCTGCGGGCCAGCGGCGTGGCCGCCGAGGTCGACGCCGCCCGGGTGCCGTTCCTGCCCGGCGCGGCCGAGCTGGCCGCGGCCGGGTTCGTCTCCGGCGGCACCCGCAACAACGAGGCCTACCTGCGCGACCACGTCGACCCGGAGCCGGGCCTGCCCCCGGTGGTCGCCACCCTGCTCCACGACGCCCAGACCTCGGGCGGCCTGCTGCTGTCGGTGGCCCCCGATATCCTCGGCGGGCTGGTCGCCGACCTGCGCGGCCGCGGCGTGGAGCCGGCCCTGGTCGGCCGCGTGCTCGCCGGCCCGGCCGGGCGCATCCGGGTGCGGCGGCTGCCCCCAGACGAGAGGAGACGCCCGTGAGCGAGGTCCAGGAGCAGGTCCAGCAGGCGATCGACAAGCTGGTCTCCTCCGGGGCCGAGCGCGGCGTCCAGGTCGCCGTCTACCGTGGCGGCGAGCAGGTGGTCGACGCCGTCGCCGGGGTCGCCGACCCGGCCAGCGGCCACCCGGTCGACGCCGGCACGGTGTTCTACAACTTCTCGGTCGTCAAGGGGGCCACCGCGACCGTGGTCCACGTGCTCGCCGAGCGCGGGCTGTTCGGCTACGACACCCCGGTCGCCGACCTGTGGCCGGAGTTCGCCGCCCACGGCAAGGGCGGCGTGACCGTCCGCCAGGTCCTCGACCACAGCGCCGGGGTGCCGGGCATCCCGCTGGACACGACCGTCGAGGACCTGTGCGACTGGGACAAGATCTGCGCCGCCGTCGCCGACGCCGAGCTGTGGTGGGAGCCCGGGACCAAGGTCGGCTACCACGCCTACACCTTCGGCTACATCCTCGGCGAGGTCGTCCGCCGGGCCACCGGCAAGCCCATCTCCCAGGTCCTGCGGGAGGAGGTCTCCGGCCCGCTGGGCGTGGCCGACGAGCTCTGGTTCGGCATGCCGGAATCCGAGCACCACCGGCTGGCCCCCCTGGAGGACGAGCCGGGCGCGGCCGAGATGGCCGCCCAGATGATGGCCTCGATGCCGCCCGACCTGCCGATGTTCCGGTCGGCGCCGATGTCGCTGTTCCCCAACGCCGAGTTCGGCAACCGGCCCGACACCCTGGCCGCCGACATCCCCGCCGGCGGCAAGACCTCCGCCCGGGCCATCGCCCGCATGTACGCCGCCCTGCTCGGCGAGGTCGACGGCGTGCGGCTGCTCACCCCCGAGCGGCTGGCCGAGGCGACCGCCGTCTCCTCCAGCGGCACCGACGAGGTGTTCGGGAACCCGAGCACCTGGGGGCTCGGGTACGCCATCGGGGGCGTGGGGAACGACCCGCAGGACGCGTCGACCGTGTTCGGCTACGGCGGCGTCGGCGGCAGCTTCGCCTGCGGCGACACCGCCACCGGGGTCGCCTGGGCGGTGACCAAGAACCGGGTCAGCAACGACTTCGCCACCGCGACCCAGCTCGGCCAGCTGATCGCCGGGGCGGCCTGAGCGCCGCCGGGGCGCGCCGCACCCTCAACCCACCGGTACTGGAGCCCCGGGGCGTCGTGGTCGGGGGGCGGTCCCGATGCTACGCTCGTGAGCAGGAGGGACGGCATGCTGCGGATCGACGACGACCAGTACGAGGCGCTGGTGGCCCACGCCAGGGCCGAGTACCCGAACGAGGCCTGCGCGCTGCTGGCCGGTCGGGACGGGTCGGTCGAGCGTGTCTATGCTCTTCCCAACGCCGAGGCCAGCCCGACCTTCTACGTGGCCGAGCCCAAGGCCCAGCTGCGGGCCATGACCGAGATGGACGACCTCGGCCTGGACCTGGTCGGGATCTTCCACTCGCATGTGGCCACCGAGGCCTACCCGTCGCGCACCGACGTCGAGCTGGCCGCCTATCCCGACGCCGCCTACCTTATCCTCTCCCTGGCCGACCAGGACACGCCCGTGCTGCGGGCCTTCTCGATCCGCGACGGCCAGGTCACCGAGCGGGAGCTGGAGATGCGCACCGCCGGGGTGGCCGGATGAGGCCGCCCGCCGAGGGGCTGGCCTGCCCGGTCTGGCACCGGCAGGGCCCGGCCGCCCGCTACGGGCGATGTCGACGCCGGCCGACCCCCGGCGCCTGACCACCGGGCGCCCCCGCTCCAAGCTCCACGCGAACCAGTTCCAGGAGGCCTTGATGGCCGTTGAAGTCCGTATCCCGACGATCCTGCGCAAGCACACCGGCGGCGAGAAGGCCGTCGCCGCCGACGGCGACACCATCCGCGACCTGCTCGGCGACCTCGACCGGCGCTACCCGGGGATCGCCGGGCAGCTGCTGACCGAGGACGGCTCCCTGCACCGCTTCGTCAACGTCTACGTCAACGACGAGGACGTCCGCTTCCTCGGCGCCCTCGACGCCAAGCTCTCCGACGGCGACGTCGTGGCCATTCTCCCCGCGGTCGCGGGGGGGTCCGGGAGCTGAGCAAGATGCGGTACGAGGACCTGGCCGACGCCATCGGCAACACGCCGCTGGTCGGGCTGCCCAGGCTCTCGCCCCGGGCCGACGTGCGCCTCTGGGCCAAGCTGGAGGGCCACAACCCCACCGGCAGCGTCAAGGACCGGATCGCCAGGGCCATGGTCGACGACGCCGAGAAATCGGGCCGGCTGGCCCCGGGGGCGACCCTGGTCGAGCCGTCCAGCGGCAACACCGGCATCTCCCTGGCCCTGGTGGCCCGGGTCCGGGGCTACCGGCTGGTCGTGGTCATGCCCGAGAACACCTCGGCCGAGCGCCGCCAGCTGCTGGAGCTGTACGGGGCCGAGGTGGTCCTGTCGCCGGCCGCCGGCGGCTCCAACGGGGCCATCGCCCGGGCCGCGGAGCTGGCCGGCGACCACCCCGACTGGGTGATGCTGTACCAGTACGGCAACCCGGCCAACGTCACCGCCCACTACGAGACCACCGGCCCCGAGATCTGGCGCGACCTGCCCGAGGTGACCCACTTCGTGGCCGGCCTCGGCACCAGCGGCACCCTGGTCGGGGTGGGCCGCTACCTCAAGGAGCAGAACCCCGCCGTCCAGGTGGTGGCGGCCGAGCCCGAGTACGGCGACCTGGTCTACGGGCTGCGCAACCTGGACGAGGGGTTCGTGCCCCCGATCTTCGACGAGGACGTGCTCGACCGCCGCATCAAGGTCGGCTCCAAGGACGCCCTGGCCCGGACCCGCGGGCTGGCCGCCGCCGAGGGCGTGTTCGCCGGCATCTCCACCGGGGCCATCCTGCACGTCGCCCTCCGGGTCGCCGAGCGGGCCGAGCAGGCCGACATCGTCGTCCTCGCCCCCGACGGCGGCTGGAAGTACCTGTCCACCGGCGCCTACGGGGCCGACCCGGTGGCCGCCGAGGCCGGCCTCCGCGGCCAGCTCTGGGCATAGCCCAGCGGCCGGGTTCCGCGGCTGCGGTATCGTCCTCGGTCATGGACGCGCGACCCATCGGCATCTTCGACTCCGGCGTCGGCGGGCTCACCGTCGCCCGGGCCGTCATCGACCTGCTGCCCCACGAGTCGGTGATCTACTTCGGCGACACCGCCCGGTTCCCCTACGGGCCCCGCTCGCAGGCCCAGGTGCGGCGGTTCGCCGAGGAGATCATGGACCTGCTGGTGGCCGAGGACGTGAAGCTGGCCGTGGTCGCCTGCAACAGCGCCTCGGCGGCCGCCTTCGACGAGCTCAAGGCCGCCTACCCGCTGCCCGTGGTCGAGGTGATCGAGCCGGCCGTGCGGGCCGCGGTGCGCCTCACCCGCAACCGCAACGTCGGCCTGATCGGCACCGAGGGGACGATCGGCTCCGGCCGCTACCGCGAGGCCATCGAGGAGACCCACGAGAACGTCACCCTGGTCGCCCAGGCCTGCCCCCGGTTCGTCGAGTTCGTGGAGCGGGGCGAGACCACCGGCCCGGAGATCCTGGAGCTGGCCCGCGGCTACCTGGCCCCGCTGGTGGCCGCCGAGGTCGACACCCTGATCCTCGGCTGCACCCACTACCCGCTGCTCACCGGGGTCATCGGCTACCTGGTGGGCCCGGACGTGTTCCTGGTCAACTCGGCCGAGTGGACCGCCCGGAGCGTCTTCGCCGAGCTGACCCGGGCCGACCTCCACGCCCCCTACGGGGCCCGGCCGGCCCACCGGTTCCTCGCCTCCGGCGACCCCGACGAGTTCCGCCGCGTCGGCGCCCGCTTCCTCGGCCCGGAGGTCGGCGTCGTGGAGCGGCGCAGCGCCGCCGTGCCGGTCGAGGCCGAGGCCTCGTGATCCGGCTCACCGTGCTCGGCAGCTCCGGGACCTACCCGGCCGCCGGCCGCGCCTGCTCCGGGTACCTGCTGGAGGCGCGGGAGGGCGACCAGGCCACCCGGGTCTGGGTCGACACCGGCCCCGGCACCCTGTCCAACCTGCTCCGGGTGTGCGACCTGCCCACTCTGGACGCCATCTGGGTCAGCCACCTGCACGTCGACCACGTCGGTGACCTGCTGGCGGCCAACTACGCCCTGCGCTACGGCGACTTCCAGCCG
This genomic window contains:
- a CDS encoding rhomboid family intramembrane serine protease encodes the protein MPDDQGPSDRPEWLTKATTPTTCYRHPDRQTGLRCSRCDRPICGECANPAPVGQLCPDDARVTVRTRGLPGTEQPVVTWALLGLNTFMLFAAALLTGSGFGLLEPSARALCRLGALNAAAIAESGQWWRLLTVMVLHGGLLHWAFNSWALWAFGPTLEAMLGRIRFLALYVGTGLVGAAASFAFNQTTLGVGASGAIFGLLGALVAYFFRRRKVGGSMPLQSLLLVLFLNLLIASRSASIDNLAHIGGFLAGLAAMALYDAAGPRNRGLQVAALAVPYLAGIALAVIGVANYPLGSGLTCVGA
- the selD gene encoding selenide, water dikinase SelD, giving the protein MRATETPRLTSLSHGAGCACKLPLATLERLMASVGQGLGGSGDGDLLVGAADGDDAAVLRLDDQRALVLTTDFFTPIVDDARDWGRIAAANALSDVYAMGGRPLVALNLTAWPADLPVELLAEVLRGGAEVAGQAGCPVVGGHSIDDPEPKYGLAVVGMADPGRLLTIARARPGDRLVLTKPLGTGVVATAVKRGDPDPAAVAAAVAAMTTLNNDAAEAAVATGVEAATDVTGFGLLGHLHRMLRASGVAAEVDAARVPFLPGAAELAAAGFVSGGTRNNEAYLRDHVDPEPGLPPVVATLLHDAQTSGGLLLSVAPDILGGLVADLRGRGVEPALVGRVLAGPAGRIRVRRLPPDERRRP
- a CDS encoding serine hydrolase domain-containing protein, whose translation is MSEVQEQVQQAIDKLVSSGAERGVQVAVYRGGEQVVDAVAGVADPASGHPVDAGTVFYNFSVVKGATATVVHVLAERGLFGYDTPVADLWPEFAAHGKGGVTVRQVLDHSAGVPGIPLDTTVEDLCDWDKICAAVADAELWWEPGTKVGYHAYTFGYILGEVVRRATGKPISQVLREEVSGPLGVADELWFGMPESEHHRLAPLEDEPGAAEMAAQMMASMPPDLPMFRSAPMSLFPNAEFGNRPDTLAADIPAGGKTSARAIARMYAALLGEVDGVRLLTPERLAEATAVSSSGTDEVFGNPSTWGLGYAIGGVGNDPQDASTVFGYGGVGGSFACGDTATGVAWAVTKNRVSNDFATATQLGQLIAGAA
- a CDS encoding M67 family metallopeptidase, with protein sequence MLRIDDDQYEALVAHARAEYPNEACALLAGRDGSVERVYALPNAEASPTFYVAEPKAQLRAMTEMDDLGLDLVGIFHSHVATEAYPSRTDVELAAYPDAAYLILSLADQDTPVLRAFSIRDGQVTERELEMRTAGVAG
- a CDS encoding ubiquitin-like small modifier protein 1, translating into MAVEVRIPTILRKHTGGEKAVAADGDTIRDLLGDLDRRYPGIAGQLLTEDGSLHRFVNVYVNDEDVRFLGALDAKLSDGDVVAILPAVAGGSGS
- a CDS encoding cysteine synthase gives rise to the protein MRYEDLADAIGNTPLVGLPRLSPRADVRLWAKLEGHNPTGSVKDRIARAMVDDAEKSGRLAPGATLVEPSSGNTGISLALVARVRGYRLVVVMPENTSAERRQLLELYGAEVVLSPAAGGSNGAIARAAELAGDHPDWVMLYQYGNPANVTAHYETTGPEIWRDLPEVTHFVAGLGTSGTLVGVGRYLKEQNPAVQVVAAEPEYGDLVYGLRNLDEGFVPPIFDEDVLDRRIKVGSKDALARTRGLAAAEGVFAGISTGAILHVALRVAERAEQADIVVLAPDGGWKYLSTGAYGADPVAAEAGLRGQLWA
- the murI gene encoding glutamate racemase; its protein translation is MDARPIGIFDSGVGGLTVARAVIDLLPHESVIYFGDTARFPYGPRSQAQVRRFAEEIMDLLVAEDVKLAVVACNSASAAAFDELKAAYPLPVVEVIEPAVRAAVRLTRNRNVGLIGTEGTIGSGRYREAIEETHENVTLVAQACPRFVEFVERGETTGPEILELARGYLAPLVAAEVDTLILGCTHYPLLTGVIGYLVGPDVFLVNSAEWTARSVFAELTRADLHAPYGARPAHRFLASGDPDEFRRVGARFLGPEVGVVERRSAAVPVEAEAS